The segment GAAAATGCGCCCTTTGTCCATATTCCGTCCATGAACCATTTCCAGCGACGGAGAAGACAATGGAATACAGACAATTGGGGAATTCCGGTTTGCGCGTTCCCGCACTTAGCTTTGGCGCCGGGACCTTTGGCGGCCGGGGTCCCCTGTTCGGCGCGTGGGGTACAATTGACGCCCGTGAAGCCAGCCGCATGATCGATATCAGCCTCGAAGCAGGCCTGAACATGTTCGACAGTGCCGACGTCTATTCCGATGGTGCGTCTGAACAGGTTCTGGGCGAAGCCATCAAAGGACGCCGCGACAAAATCATCCTGTCGACGAAGTTTGCCCTGCCTGTTGGCGATGGCCCGAATGACTTTGGCACCTCGCGCCACCGCCTGATCACGGCAACCGATGCCGCCCTGAAGCGGCTGGGAACCGATTATATCGACCTGCTGCAACTTCACTCCTTTGATGCATTCACCCCGATCGAGGAAGTCTTATCAACGCTTAATGACCTCGTACGCGCCGGGAAGCTGCGCTATATCGGCGTATCGAACTTTGCCGGGTGGCAGATCATGAAGTCGCTCGCCGTGTCTGATCGCCTTGGTTACAGCCGCTATGTCGCCCATCAGGTTTACTATTCACTGGTCGGGCGCGATTACGAATGGGATCTGATGCCGCTGGCACAGGATCAGGGACTGGGCGCACTGGTCTGGAGCCCCTTGGGATGGGGCCGGTTGACTGGCAAAATCCGCCGCGGCACACCGATACCGGATGGCAGCCGCCTGCATGAAACCGCACAATTCGGCCCGCCGGTCGAAGAAGATCATCTATATGACATTGTCGATGTGCTTGATGAACTGAGTGCCGAAACCGGCAAAACCGTCCCACAGATTGCCATCAACTGGCTGCTGCAGCGCCCCACCGTGGCGTCGGTGATTATCGGGGCCCGCAATGAACAGCAATTGCGCGACAATCTGGGTGCGGTTGGCTGGTCCCTATCCAGTGATCAAATCACCCGCCTTGATACCGTCAGCAAAAGGCAGCCGCCCTACCCGCATTACCCCTATTACATTCAGGAAGGCTTCGCCCGACTGAACCCGCCCCTATCTGCGTAAGGGTTATAAATACCTGCCACAGGGCCGATCATCCGGTGTTGATCACAACGGATTGATCGGCTCTGACTTGTCTTTGCCAACATCAACGGCTAGTCGGAATATCCGGTTTGATCATGCCATGGATACCCGATGCGATTTCTGCGCTGCCTTATCGTTTCTGCAATATTTGCCGCCACAGCACCTGCCTTCGGGGGGACTGAAGCATCACCGCTGACGCTGATGGGTGAAAGCAGCCAGTTTGTCGAACTTGATCCCCAACGGATCGCACGCAACACCCGATTTTATGACCGGCGAAATCACCCGACCGATATCAGCGCCTATCGCGGCAAAGTGGTTCTGGTCAATTTCTGGGCCAGCTGGTGCCTGCCCTGCATGGCAGAAATGCCGTCGCTTGACCGGTTGGCCAATGATCATTCCAATGATGACCTCGCCATCATTCCGATCTCGATAGACGAAGACGGATTGCTGGCTGCCATTCCCTTTTACCGCCGTTTGGGCCTTCAAAACCTTGATCTTTTTGTCGACCCGACGGGCGAAACAGCCTATAGCGACCGAGATAATCCCAGGGATGCCGAATTTGCCCTTTATGGCCTGCCGATCACATATGCCCTAGATCGTGATGGCCGTATTCTTGGCTATATATCGGGACTGGTCGATTGGCAGTCAGACGATGCTGCGGATTTCATTGACCGCCTTTTGGAAGCTGGCAAATAAAAACGGGGGCATTCCTGCCCCCGTTTGATGTTTGTACGATCAAGCCCTAGCGCTTTTTCTTCTTGTTGCCATAGGGGTTATCACTGCTGCGCAGATAAATGCGGATCGGAACGCCAGGCATGTCGAAATCTTCGCGAAGCCCATTGATCAGGTAACGCGTATAACTTTCGGGCAGTTCTGCCGCCTTGGAACAGTTGATAAAGAAACTTGGCGGACGCGATTTGGCCTGGGTCATATACCGCAGGCGGATACGACGCCCCGAAATGACCGGCGGCAAATGGCGTTCGGTAATGGCTTCGAGCCAGCGGTTAAGCTGCGATGTCGGAATACGGCGGCTCCAGATATCATAGATATCAAGAACGGTCGGCATCAGGCTGTCCGTGCCACGCCCGGTCAGGGCCGAGAATGTCAGGATCGGAATGCCCTTGGCCTGCGCAAAGGACGTATCAAGCTTGTCACGCAGTGCCGACATCACACCGGCCTTGTCTTTGACCGCGTCCCACTTGTTCACAGCAATGATCAGCGCACGGCCTTCTTCAAGGACCATGCGTGCAATCGTCAGATCCTGCTTATCAAGCGTATTGGTCGCATCAAGCATAATGACAACGACCTGTGCATAACGGATCACACGCAGGGTATCAGTGACTGAAAGCTTTTCAACGCGATCATCAATCTTCTTCTTGCGGCGCATCCCGGCGGTATCGACCAGACGAATAGGACGGCCTTCATAGGACCAGTCAACCGCGATGGAGTCACGGGTTAAACCGGCCTGCGGCCCGGTCATGACACGGTTTTCACCCAGAAGCTGGTTCAGAAGGGTCGATTTGCCCACATTCGGACGACCGACAATCGCAAGCTGGATTTTCGAATTGTCCTTGCGAACAACTTCTTCCTCGCCCTCATCGTCTTCGTCATATTCGATTTCAAAGGACGGGAATGAACCATCATCCTCGTCCATTTCATCATCTTCGAAATCGTCATCAATGGCGGCAAGATCGCCTTCCTGCCGCGCCTTGCGCTGCTTGTCGCGATATTCTTCCCAATGAGGACGCATGATATCGATCAGCAATTCCATGCCAAGCCCATGCTCCGCCGAGATCGGTGCAACATCGCCAAGACCAAGACCATAGGCCTCGTAAAGGCCGGCATCCTGATCCTTGCCCTCGTGCTTGTTGGCAATCACATAGACCGGTTTCTTGCGCTTGCGCAACCAGTCGGCAAAGTGATTGTCAAGCGGGGTCAGGCCCGCACGGGCATCAATCAGGAAAAACGCGATATCGCATTCCTCAAAGGCCATTTCGCTTTGCTGGCGCATTTTACCTTCGATGGAATCGTCAAATGCCTCTTCCAGACCAGCAGTATCAATAATGTCGAATCCCATATGGCCAAGACGCGCCTTGCCATAACGGCGATCACGCGTGACGCCCGGCTGATCATCGACCAGCGCCAGCTTCTTGCCGACCAGACGGTTAAACAGGGTCGACTTCCCGACATTGGGGCGACCGATAATGGCTACTTTCAGCGACATCTGACTTTCAGACTCATTGTTATAAAACGGCGATGTGCGCCGAGGGGCAGTTTACCCCGTTCCGGCGCACGCGCATATCAGGCAAAAGATCGGATCTTTTGCGAAAAACTGTGTTCGACCTGTCAGCGATACGCGATTAGATCGGCATCCGCAGTCAGGAAGTAAAGACTGTCACCCGCAACAGACGGCGGCAAGGTGATAGGGCCGGAAACTTCATCCTTGCCCATGATCTCGCCGCTATACGGGGAAACGGTCATGATTTCGCCCTGCTCGTTTCCAACGATCAACCGATCGCCAACCAGAACCGGACCGGTCCATACCATCGGCTCTTCCTGATCTTCGGGATCGACAAAACGCGGCAAAGCGGTCACCCATTTAACCTGTCCGGTGTCCCGACGCAAGGCAATCAGATCATTTGTGTTGGTAAGAACGAAAACATAGTCGCCAGCAACCCACGGTGATTGAATGCCACCGGCCTCCAGTTCCCAGACGCGATACCCAGTCCGCAGGTCAATCGCAACGGTCAGACCGGCGTTGCTTGTCGCAATCACCAGATTGTTGTCGATCACCGGAAGGCCACGAATATCGGCAATGGCCGACACCGCATCGGTACGCCCGGCAGATGCCAGCGCATCGGACCAGATCACCTGACCGTTTTCAACACGCAGCGCATACATTTCACCGGTGGTGTAGGCAGAAATAACAACCCCCTGGTCCACGGCCGGGCTCGCACCGCCGATAAAGGATGCGCCTTCTGATGCACCACGATGAGACCAAAGCGTATCACCAGTCATCGCATTCAGTGCGACAGTCTGGTTATCGACCGTCACGACAAAGACACGCCCGCCACGGACTGTCGGCGCACCGCGCATCGGGGCGGTCACCTGCGAACGCCACATGACGGTCGCACTTGGCGCATCAATCGCGATGACCTCGGCAAAGCCCGTCGTCGCGTACAAAATACCGTTTTCATAGGCAAGACCGCCCCCCAAAAGGGTGCTGTCTTCGTCCTCGTCCTTCGCCAGTTCAAGCGACCAGATACGCTTGCCGGATTTGGCACTGAAGGCACGAACAACGGCATCGGCATCAATGGTAAAGACAACACCGCGCGCAACAATCGCCTGGTTCAGCAGAAGATTGTCATCCATCGACCCTTCCCCGATGCCAACCGACCAATCCTGTCGCAAGACGTCGTTTTCAAGACCGACATGATGCAGGGCATGGCTTGGCAGACCACCATTCTGGGGCCAGTCGACCATCGGCTCCGGTTCCGGCAGGACCACACGCTGGTCGCTTAGTGCCACATCGGGCTGAACCGTGCTTTCAAGTGACAGCACGGCAAGACGTTCACCGGGAAGCGGCGGATCTTCGGATTCACCAAGCCAGCTGGAACATGCCGAAACGAAAACCGACATGCCCATAACGCACAAAAGGGATTTAATGTTGCGTGGTCTCAAAACCATATCCTCTGATCCAGTCCCTGTGAACAGGTTGCCGCTTTCATTACGCCAATCAGGCGTCAACGGCCTTCAGAATTTCACTCGCACGTGCCCGCATGCCCGACGGTGCTTCGCTGTCATCGGCGATTTCGGTCAACAGCGGCTTGGCTGCCTCGATTTCGCCGGCAGCAATATGCAACATCGCAATCATTTCACGCGCAGAGTAGTACCAGGGATTTTCCGGCACAGCGATTGGTTCAAGACGCGCAATCAAGTCTTTTGAATTTGCACCATCGGCATTGTTCATCGCGATCTGAACCACGGCAAGATCACGATAAATCTTTTCGACGTCGCTGTTACCTGCGATTGCCTCAAGCTCGGCAACAGCAGAATCCTTTGCTCCGGCCCGCAGATAGACAGCAGCCTTCTGGAAATGACCAAGGGCGACAAAACCGGCATTGCCATCCGCGATGATCGCGTCAAGCGCACCAAGTGCCGCATCCTGTTTCTCTTCGCCTGCCTGTGCCAGTTCGATGGCGTTTGCCATGCGCGTACCGTTTTCGATGCGCGAATTTTCCTCGTAGCTTTTCCAGCCTTCACGTCCGGCAACACCCAGCACGATCACGGCGGCCACGCCAACGATGTATTTGCCGTATTTGCGCCACAGCGCTTCATTGCGCTCGCGCTTTAGGTCTTCTTCGACTTCCTGGAAAATATCAACCACGAAAACCGCTCCAATCCGATCAAAAGAAAGCGGGCAACCTGCCCGCTTATCAGAATTAATTCCGGCAAGGATTTAACGCGCCAGTGCGCAAGGGGTCAAGTCCGCTGGACATCCGGAACCGCCAATATCGCAATTAAATCCCGCAAGTCCGGTTTTCATGCCCCAAAGGGCCCCCGGTCACCCTGTTTTGGGTGATGTAAACACATATCGCAGGAAAGAATTGCCGCCTGAGACAGATAACGATGCCTGAAAACGAACCGGAACCATTACCGGAATGAATGTCTGTGTTCGGATAATCGGTAAAACCGGCTGAAATGTGGCCAAACTGCCCCGACATTAAAGAGGGCTTTTGGGTTGGCCAAAACGGCACGTGGATTGCATTTGTAAATTCGGGAAACGGAATTTTAATCGTCACCGGGCAAATAGTGACCGGTCGATGCACGGAGATCACGATGAAAAGCTTGTACAAGGCGCATAGCCGTCAAGAGGCGAAACGGATGATCCGCCAGCGCATTCTGGCTGGATTATTCGCAACGCTGCTTGGCGCCGGGGTCTCTGGCTGCGACACCACCGCATCCGACGTTGCGGGTACCAATCTGTTCACAGGCGTTGAATGGTATATCGCCCTTGATGTTGTCAGCATCATCAACACCGACAAAACACTTGTCGATCACGTCGTTTCCCTTTCGACCGGCCGGGATTGCTCAACCATCCGCAAGATTGACGGCAAATCCTATTGCAAAAAGGACCCGGTTCCCGAACCTCCGCTTTATTGCTATCGCACTCTGGCCTCGGTCAGCTGCTATCGTACGCCTGATCCATATAATACCGGCGCCCAAACCGTTGACTGGCCACCGACCCGATCACGCAGCCTGTAACCTGGACAACCATCTGAAATTCCAATGATATTTGTAAAAACTTTGCCCCAACAGCCTATTCAAACTTGAGGCTGCGGACAAAGCGCGCTACCGTGTCATAAGGGCGTCACAAATGCCCGAACCCGGCCTTCTGAAATTACGTCCGGAGAAAGACATGGGTACATTGTTCAATCTGGCTCAATACCGCAAAGCCAAAAGCTTTGTGCATTTCGACCGGACTGAACTGATGCAACTCATGAATACCTATTCCAGACAGGTCGCAAGTGGTGCATGGCGTGACTACGCCATTGATCATCTTGATGGCATGGCCATGTTCTCGATCTTCCGTTCCTCGCACGAAACGGCCATCTTCACCGTCATCAAGCTTGGTGCAGATCACAAGAATGCCGGGCATTTCGTTGCACTTCACAGCGGTGAAAAAATCAAACAAAGCTCCGAAATCCAGAACGTTCTTGATGCCGTTGAAAAACGCGCCCGCAAAGTCATCCCGCTGTTCAAATCCCGTTAAAGATCGGTCCCGCCTTTTGCCCCTTTCCATTTTTTTCTTCCGTGCGCCCGTTCGCGGCATTCGCCCTTTTGTATACGGCCTGCTTGCCTTGGCATTCGCATGTCACGCGCCTCCGGCCCGCGCAGATTACACAAGCGGCTACAAGGCCTATCAGGCCGGCAATTATGAAATGGCCCGCGCGCAATGGCGCGTTGCAGCACAGGAAGACGATCCCCGTGCACAATATGCCCTTGGGCTGCTTTATTACCGTGGACTTGCCGGGCCAAAGGATTACCGGCAGGCTGCCGAATGGTTTTCTCTGGCCGCGCGTGCCAATCATCCCAATGCGATCTACTATCTTGGCCTGATGTATTTCAATGGCTGGGGACTGCGCTATGACCAGTTTCGCGCAACCGAGTTCTTCAAGCGTGCTCTTCGCGCTGCACCCGGCAATTCCGATGCAGCCTTTTTGATTGGCGAACAATATTTTCACGGACGCGGGGCAGAACAAAACTATGTCGAAGCCGCCCATTATTACAGGATCGCCGCCGAAAACGGCATGCATGCTGCCCAGTTTCTATTGGGCGCTATGACTGAACGAGGCTGGGGTGTTGAACCCGATTATGCCGATGCCTATTACTGGCTGCGCCGTTCGGCACTTGGCCCCCTAACCCTGCCGCCCGGTGTCGAACTTGAAATGGACCCGGCAACCGCAATCGCCAATCTAGAACCAAAGCTGCGTCTGGAAGAAATCAGACGCGTCGATAAACGACTTCAGGAACTCTCTGCTCCCTAACCCCCAAAACCAAAAGACCGCCCCAAAGGCGGCCTTTTGCATAATATTCATTCCGTGATCGGGATCAGGAAAATGCCTCATCCCAGGTACCGCGTGTCGCGGCCTTGGAATACTCGGTCGCACGATTTTCAAAGAAGTTGGTGTGCTCGACCGCATTCAGCATCGCATCCATCCACGGCAACGGGTTCTGTTCGATCCCGTATTGCTCTTCAAGTCCAAGCTGGCTAAGGCGACGATCTGCGATATAGCGAATATATTTCTTGATATCTTCCGCCGTCAGGCCCTGCACGGCACCGGCTTCGAACGAAAGATCGATAAACGCATCTTCGTGGCTGACGATGGTTTTGCAGGCCTCGATCAGGTCGCTGCACATTTCGTCATCCCAGATTTCCGGATTCTCTTTGCAGAATGTCCTAAACAGGCGGATGATGCTTTCGCAATGCAGGCTTTCGTCGCGCACCGACCATGTCACGATTTGCCCCATGCCCTTCATCTTGTTGAAGCGCGGGAAGTTCATCAGCATCGCGAACGATGCAAACAGTTGCAGACCTTCGGTGAATGCGCCAAATACCGCAAGCGTCTTGGCGATGTTGCGTTTGCCCTGTGCCGTCAGGCGCAAATCACCATGTTCATCAGTATATTCGTCCTCAGGACCGATGCCCCAAATCTGCATGTAATCGTATTTGTCCTTCATCTCCTTGTATTGGAGGAAGGCCTCATACTCGGCTTCGGGCATACCGATGGTATCGAGAAGATGCGAATAAGCCGCAACATGGATGGTTTCCATGTTCGAAAACGCCGCCAGCATCATCTGGACTTCGGTCGGTTTGAACACGCGGGTATAATGACGCATGTAGCAATTATTCACCTCGATATCCGACTGGGTGAAAAAGCGGAAAATCTGCGTCAGGAGGTTACGCTCGGCATCGGAAATCGTGTGGTTCCAATCCTTGACATCATCAGCCAGCGGCACTTCTTCGGGCAGCCAGTGAATCTGCTGCTGGGTCAGCCATGCCTCGTAGGCCCAAGGATAACGGAATGGCTTGTAAACCGGGTTTTCCGTCAGAAGATCAATTACTTTATCGTCAGACATATCGTCACTTCTCGCAAAAATTTCCGTGCCCTCAAGCCGCCTTACTGGCAGGCAAGGCATTCATCATAATCAGGTTCGCTGGCAGCCTGTGCGGTGGCAGCCGCAACCAGTGCCGG is part of the Thalassospira lucentensis genome and harbors:
- a CDS encoding DUF2794 domain-containing protein, with amino-acid sequence MGTLFNLAQYRKAKSFVHFDRTELMQLMNTYSRQVASGAWRDYAIDHLDGMAMFSIFRSSHETAIFTVIKLGADHKNAGHFVALHSGEKIKQSSEIQNVLDAVEKRARKVIPLFKSR
- a CDS encoding ribonucleotide-diphosphate reductase subunit beta, translated to MSDDKVIDLLTENPVYKPFRYPWAYEAWLTQQQIHWLPEEVPLADDVKDWNHTISDAERNLLTQIFRFFTQSDIEVNNCYMRHYTRVFKPTEVQMMLAAFSNMETIHVAAYSHLLDTIGMPEAEYEAFLQYKEMKDKYDYMQIWGIGPEDEYTDEHGDLRLTAQGKRNIAKTLAVFGAFTEGLQLFASFAMLMNFPRFNKMKGMGQIVTWSVRDESLHCESIIRLFRTFCKENPEIWDDEMCSDLIEACKTIVSHEDAFIDLSFEAGAVQGLTAEDIKKYIRYIADRRLSQLGLEEQYGIEQNPLPWMDAMLNAVEHTNFFENRATEYSKAATRGTWDEAFS
- a CDS encoding PQQ-binding-like beta-propeller repeat protein; translated protein: MVLRPRNIKSLLCVMGMSVFVSACSSWLGESEDPPLPGERLAVLSLESTVQPDVALSDQRVVLPEPEPMVDWPQNGGLPSHALHHVGLENDVLRQDWSVGIGEGSMDDNLLLNQAIVARGVVFTIDADAVVRAFSAKSGKRIWSLELAKDEDEDSTLLGGGLAYENGILYATTGFAEVIAIDAPSATVMWRSQVTAPMRGAPTVRGGRVFVVTVDNQTVALNAMTGDTLWSHRGASEGASFIGGASPAVDQGVVISAYTTGEMYALRVENGQVIWSDALASAGRTDAVSAIADIRGLPVIDNNLVIATSNAGLTVAIDLRTGYRVWELEAGGIQSPWVAGDYVFVLTNTNDLIALRRDTGQVKWVTALPRFVDPEDQEEPMVWTGPVLVGDRLIVGNEQGEIMTVSPYSGEIMGKDEVSGPITLPPSVAGDSLYFLTADADLIAYR
- a CDS encoding aldo/keto reductase; this encodes MEYRQLGNSGLRVPALSFGAGTFGGRGPLFGAWGTIDAREASRMIDISLEAGLNMFDSADVYSDGASEQVLGEAIKGRRDKIILSTKFALPVGDGPNDFGTSRHRLITATDAALKRLGTDYIDLLQLHSFDAFTPIEEVLSTLNDLVRAGKLRYIGVSNFAGWQIMKSLAVSDRLGYSRYVAHQVYYSLVGRDYEWDLMPLAQDQGLGALVWSPLGWGRLTGKIRRGTPIPDGSRLHETAQFGPPVEEDHLYDIVDVLDELSAETGKTVPQIAINWLLQRPTVASVIIGARNEQQLRDNLGAVGWSLSSDQITRLDTVSKRQPPYPHYPYYIQEGFARLNPPLSA
- a CDS encoding tetratricopeptide repeat protein gives rise to the protein MVDIFQEVEEDLKRERNEALWRKYGKYIVGVAAVIVLGVAGREGWKSYEENSRIENGTRMANAIELAQAGEEKQDAALGALDAIIADGNAGFVALGHFQKAAVYLRAGAKDSAVAELEAIAGNSDVEKIYRDLAVVQIAMNNADGANSKDLIARLEPIAVPENPWYYSAREMIAMLHIAAGEIEAAKPLLTEIADDSEAPSGMRARASEILKAVDA
- a CDS encoding tetratricopeptide repeat protein encodes the protein MAFACHAPPARADYTSGYKAYQAGNYEMARAQWRVAAQEDDPRAQYALGLLYYRGLAGPKDYRQAAEWFSLAARANHPNAIYYLGLMYFNGWGLRYDQFRATEFFKRALRAAPGNSDAAFLIGEQYFHGRGAEQNYVEAAHYYRIAAENGMHAAQFLLGAMTERGWGVEPDYADAYYWLRRSALGPLTLPPGVELEMDPATAIANLEPKLRLEEIRRVDKRLQELSAP
- a CDS encoding TlpA disulfide reductase family protein, translating into MRFLRCLIVSAIFAATAPAFGGTEASPLTLMGESSQFVELDPQRIARNTRFYDRRNHPTDISAYRGKVVLVNFWASWCLPCMAEMPSLDRLANDHSNDDLAIIPISIDEDGLLAAIPFYRRLGLQNLDLFVDPTGETAYSDRDNPRDAEFALYGLPITYALDRDGRILGYISGLVDWQSDDAADFIDRLLEAGK
- the der gene encoding ribosome biogenesis GTPase Der — encoded protein: MSLKVAIIGRPNVGKSTLFNRLVGKKLALVDDQPGVTRDRRYGKARLGHMGFDIIDTAGLEEAFDDSIEGKMRQQSEMAFEECDIAFFLIDARAGLTPLDNHFADWLRKRKKPVYVIANKHEGKDQDAGLYEAYGLGLGDVAPISAEHGLGMELLIDIMRPHWEEYRDKQRKARQEGDLAAIDDDFEDDEMDEDDGSFPSFEIEYDEDDEGEEEVVRKDNSKIQLAIVGRPNVGKSTLLNQLLGENRVMTGPQAGLTRDSIAVDWSYEGRPIRLVDTAGMRRKKKIDDRVEKLSVTDTLRVIRYAQVVVIMLDATNTLDKQDLTIARMVLEEGRALIIAVNKWDAVKDKAGVMSALRDKLDTSFAQAKGIPILTFSALTGRGTDSLMPTVLDIYDIWSRRIPTSQLNRWLEAITERHLPPVISGRRIRLRYMTQAKSRPPSFFINCSKAAELPESYTRYLINGLREDFDMPGVPIRIYLRSSDNPYGNKKKKR